A window of Zavarzinella sp. contains these coding sequences:
- a CDS encoding acyl carrier protein, whose amino-acid sequence MFSYVDLVRTEIALEVGEHFGIAIPKEETDGWRSLGDIARSVVARAGGAGTETEVFGWIRGLVADGYGVTAELTPDEPVLADYDRMTGWFMAAPYPHHLGDRWFVRQRAGTPGGPDAAPGTSPAED is encoded by the coding sequence GTGTTTTCCTACGTTGACCTCGTGCGCACGGAGATCGCCCTGGAGGTCGGCGAGCATTTCGGGATCGCCATCCCGAAAGAGGAGACCGACGGCTGGCGATCTCTCGGCGACATCGCTCGGTCGGTTGTTGCCCGCGCCGGTGGGGCGGGAACCGAGACTGAGGTGTTCGGATGGATCCGCGGCTTGGTCGCGGACGGATACGGCGTGACGGCTGAGCTAACGCCGGACGAGCCGGTGTTAGCCGACTACGACCGCATGACTGGGTGGTTCATGGCCGCCCCATATCCGCACCACCTCGGTGACCGCTGGTTCGTGCGGCAGAGGGCGGGCACCCCCGGCGGCCCAGACGCCGCCCCAGGAACTTCCCCAGCTGAAGACTAA
- a CDS encoding IS110 family transposase: protein MNRTQEKVKNQSEAAAKLAALPIANRHAAGIDVGDRTHWVCVEATPDRTILIREFPAHTPGLHQMVEWLQFCGVTTIAIEATGVYGHVLFLTLLEAGFHVVMTSAKFARQIQGRPKTDKLDCQWLQRLHRHGLLPAVFQPDDLTQTLRDLVRQRANLVRLSGQHIQRMQKALELMNLKLTNVVGDITGVTGLKIIRAIVAGERDPEQLGELRDRRCKHTKAEIATALAGRYRDEYLLELQCCLALWEKYQETIALVDSRIAIHLKSMIRQSELPPLPKKPRVRGRKPHDPGFDVRTALYLVSGVDLTAIEGIDEIHALTLISELGTDFTKWPTVKHFTSWLGLCPNFKKTGGKVQSARRDVGRARGPRLAVGCVGVDAEHQLPGWLFKKTAFSPGSTESDHGNRPQAGQDYLPFDAVWRGLHEAAGRSVCGRSNCPAGETVASPGQRAGV, encoded by the coding sequence ATGAACCGAACACAGGAAAAAGTGAAAAATCAGTCCGAAGCCGCTGCAAAACTGGCGGCGTTGCCGATTGCCAATCGCCACGCCGCCGGCATTGATGTGGGAGACCGTACCCATTGGGTATGTGTCGAAGCCACGCCAGATCGTACCATTCTCATCCGCGAGTTTCCTGCACATACCCCGGGCCTACATCAAATGGTCGAATGGTTGCAGTTCTGTGGAGTCACCACGATTGCCATCGAAGCCACAGGTGTTTATGGCCACGTATTATTCCTCACGTTGCTCGAAGCTGGTTTTCATGTGGTGATGACTTCCGCCAAGTTTGCCCGGCAGATTCAGGGCCGACCCAAAACAGACAAGCTTGATTGCCAGTGGTTACAGCGTCTGCATCGGCATGGTCTGTTGCCTGCCGTGTTTCAGCCAGACGATCTCACCCAGACCCTGCGGGATCTCGTACGTCAACGTGCTAATCTGGTGCGGCTGTCCGGACAGCACATCCAACGCATGCAGAAAGCATTGGAATTGATGAATCTGAAATTGACAAATGTGGTTGGTGACATCACCGGTGTTACCGGATTGAAAATTATCCGGGCGATCGTGGCTGGAGAACGTGATCCTGAACAATTAGGTGAATTGCGGGATCGCCGTTGCAAACATACGAAAGCCGAAATTGCCACTGCCCTGGCTGGGCGGTATCGGGATGAGTATCTGCTGGAATTGCAATGCTGCCTGGCTTTGTGGGAAAAGTATCAGGAGACAATTGCTCTGGTGGATAGTCGGATTGCAATTCATTTGAAATCAATGATACGCCAAAGCGAATTGCCCCCACTGCCGAAGAAACCACGCGTGCGTGGCCGAAAGCCGCACGATCCGGGCTTTGATGTTCGTACGGCGTTGTATCTGGTATCGGGAGTGGATTTAACTGCCATTGAAGGGATTGATGAAATTCATGCGTTGACCCTGATCAGTGAACTGGGCACCGATTTTACGAAATGGCCGACAGTAAAACATTTCACCAGTTGGCTGGGATTGTGCCCCAACTTCAAGAAAACCGGCGGAAAAGTGCAGTCAGCAAGACGCGACGTGGGAAGGGCGCGCGGCCCACGCCTTGCGGTTGGCTGCGTGGGGGTTGATGCGGAGCACCAGTTACCTGGGTGGCTATTTAAGAAGACAGCGTTCTCGCCTGGGAGCACCGAAAGCGATCACGGCAACCGCCCACAAGCTGGCCAGGATTATCTACCATTTGATGCGGTATGGCGGGGATTACACGAAGCAGCAGGAAGAAGCGTATGTGGCAGAAGTAATTGCCCGGCAGGAGAGACAGTTGCATCGCCGGGCCAAAGAGCTGGGGTATGA
- the ruvC gene encoding crossover junction endodeoxyribonuclease RuvC — protein sequence MTTILGIDPGLGKTGYAVLEADSQQLKLVEGGIIRPGSGVQDHELAPRLLQLHQSLMEILQQYSPSVLVVEQLYSHYDHPRTAIIMGHARGAILLAGAQHGLNVVSYAATQIKKVLTGNGRASKDQVQYAIMREFSLPAPPEPPDVADAIAIALCHAHLGGWGNGIRNAQISGVNLRELGLLPPEPHSSTEGAA from the coding sequence ATGACAACAATTCTGGGTATCGATCCGGGTTTAGGCAAAACAGGTTACGCCGTTTTAGAGGCCGATTCCCAGCAACTGAAACTGGTGGAAGGCGGGATCATTCGGCCCGGCAGTGGGGTGCAGGACCATGAATTGGCCCCCAGGTTACTGCAACTGCACCAATCCCTGATGGAAATTCTGCAGCAATATTCCCCCAGTGTGCTGGTGGTCGAGCAGCTGTATTCTCATTACGATCACCCACGCACGGCGATTATTATGGGCCACGCCCGTGGGGCGATTTTACTGGCAGGTGCCCAGCATGGCCTGAATGTGGTGAGTTACGCCGCGACACAGATTAAAAAAGTATTAACAGGCAATGGGCGTGCCAGCAAAGATCAGGTGCAGTATGCGATTATGAGAGAATTTTCATTGCCTGCGCCTCCAGAACCACCTGATGTGGCAGATGCGATTGCCATTGCCTTGTGCCACGCCCACCTGGGAGGGTGGGGGAATGGTATCCGCAACGCCCAGATTTCCGGGGTCAATCTGCGGGAATTAGGTTTGTTGCCACCAGAACCCCACAGCAGCACGGAAGGTGCGGCATGA
- the ruvA gene encoding Holliday junction branch migration protein RuvA, translated as MISKITGVLQRVLDEEARLQVGAFEYQILIPEFIRRQIQTRCSEDFTFYTIHYLEGGSNSNRFIPRLVGFLTEMELEFFELFCTVDKVGTKKALKAMSRPIHEIAEAIQRQDAKWLTTMPGVGKTSAEQIIATLRNKVTRYAMSNRPRTEAGGSGVDPNLMDDVYQGLLALGLSPLDARDRLDALVQRNDPFTTVDEAIMKIFKKID; from the coding sequence ATGATTTCCAAAATTACCGGCGTTTTACAGCGTGTTCTGGACGAGGAGGCCCGCCTGCAGGTGGGGGCGTTTGAATACCAGATTCTGATACCGGAATTCATCCGCCGCCAGATTCAGACGCGGTGCAGCGAAGATTTTACCTTTTACACCATCCACTATCTGGAAGGTGGCAGCAATTCGAACCGATTTATCCCGCGGTTAGTGGGATTTTTGACCGAGATGGAGCTGGAATTCTTCGAATTGTTCTGCACAGTCGACAAAGTGGGTACCAAAAAAGCCCTGAAAGCGATGAGCCGACCGATTCATGAAATTGCCGAGGCGATTCAACGTCAGGATGCAAAATGGCTGACCACGATGCCTGGCGTGGGCAAAACCTCTGCCGAACAGATTATTGCGACGTTACGGAACAAAGTAACCCGCTACGCGATGAGCAACCGCCCACGTACGGAAGCAGGTGGCAGCGGAGTGGATCCGAATCTGATGGATGATGTCTACCAGGGACTTCTGGCACTAGGATTATCCCCACTGGATGCCCGCGATCGGCTGGACGCATTGGTGCAGCGAAATGACCCATTTACCACGGTAGATGAGGCAATTATGAAGATTTTTAAGAAAATTGACTAA
- a CDS encoding TIGR03067 domain-containing protein, with translation MRKLSLFIVLACTLPTVADDAANKKIVDALQGTWVPVELTRGGMRAPDEIVKSLQLEISKDTATLITTRDGMTIKKPATMVIDASQKPIAIDLTPNEGAEKGKPMLGIVKIDGKTLELCFTDETDDAKVRPEAFDGSKGKQIYLKFMKK, from the coding sequence ATGAGAAAACTATCATTATTCATCGTTCTTGCCTGTACGCTGCCCACGGTGGCAGACGACGCAGCCAACAAGAAGATCGTTGACGCACTACAAGGCACCTGGGTGCCTGTCGAACTTACCCGTGGTGGGATGCGTGCACCAGACGAAATCGTGAAAAGCCTGCAATTGGAGATTTCGAAGGACACTGCGACACTGATCACCACACGTGACGGGATGACCATCAAAAAGCCAGCCACTATGGTGATCGATGCCAGCCAGAAGCCAATTGCAATCGACCTGACCCCCAACGAAGGGGCTGAAAAAGGCAAACCGATGTTAGGAATTGTCAAAATCGACGGAAAAACGCTGGAATTGTGTTTTACAGACGAAACGGATGATGCCAAAGTGCGGCCCGAGGCGTTTGATGGCTCGAAAGGGAAGCAAATTTATTTGAAATTCATGAAAAAGTAG
- the rpsJ gene encoding 30S ribosomal protein S10, with amino-acid sequence MMNEKIRIRMEGYDHETLDRTAAEIVDTARRTGAEVHGPIPLPTRIERYTVLRSPHIDRKSREQFEIRTHKRLIEILSPTTKTIEALNKGGLSLPAGVDIKIKVT; translated from the coding sequence ATGATGAACGAGAAAATCCGTATCCGAATGGAAGGATATGACCACGAAACGCTAGATCGTACGGCCGCGGAGATTGTGGATACGGCTCGTCGCACAGGTGCAGAAGTACACGGTCCGATCCCGTTGCCAACACGCATCGAGCGGTACACCGTGTTGCGATCGCCCCACATTGACCGGAAATCTCGCGAACAATTTGAAATTCGTACACATAAGCGATTGATCGAAATTCTGTCTCCAACGACGAAAACGATTGAGGCACTGAACAAAGGTGGGCTCAGCCTGCCAGCGGGTGTCGATATCAAAATCAAGGTGACTTGA
- the rplD gene encoding 50S ribosomal protein L4, translated as MASPRIETVTGSFAIPVLDASGKQIETITVDAAEFGGKISPTLLHEAVLMYEANQRAGTHSTLRRSEVAGSTKKLFKQKGTGNARVGNKRTNKRRGGGTAKGPKPRDYSYALPRKAMRSATRMAILAKIRDGEAVVIDQFGLAEIKTKAMATVLNQVVATTSAAAADAPKKKAKPTTMLIGTGGIDSVVYKSARNLPGVQVLPASDFNTYAVLRPARLVLTRDALEALRNPQPKAKPEAA; from the coding sequence ATGGCATCCCCTCGAATCGAAACAGTAACGGGCAGCTTTGCAATTCCAGTGCTGGATGCAAGCGGCAAGCAAATCGAAACCATTACGGTGGATGCAGCGGAGTTTGGTGGCAAAATCAGCCCCACCCTGCTGCACGAAGCTGTTTTGATGTACGAAGCAAACCAGCGTGCAGGCACCCACAGCACCCTTCGCCGAAGTGAAGTTGCTGGTAGTACCAAGAAGCTCTTCAAGCAGAAGGGTACGGGTAATGCCCGCGTGGGTAACAAGCGAACCAATAAACGGCGTGGTGGTGGTACTGCAAAAGGACCAAAACCTCGCGATTACAGCTACGCATTGCCACGCAAAGCGATGCGAAGTGCCACCCGGATGGCGATTCTGGCCAAGATTCGCGATGGCGAAGCTGTGGTGATTGACCAGTTTGGACTTGCTGAAATCAAAACCAAGGCAATGGCCACAGTGCTGAATCAGGTGGTGGCAACTACTTCGGCTGCTGCTGCTGATGCACCCAAAAAGAAAGCCAAGCCAACCACGATGCTGATTGGTACCGGTGGTATCGATAGCGTGGTGTACAAATCGGCCCGTAATCTGCCTGGCGTGCAAGTGCTGCCCGCCAGCGATTTTAATACTTACGCCGTGCTACGGCCTGCCCGACTGGTGCTGACACGGGACGCACTGGAAGCATTGCGAAACCCACAACCCAAAGCAAAGCCCGAGGCTGCCTAA
- the rplW gene encoding 50S ribosomal protein L23 produces MKTRPRPVKYRRKNKLRFEHIPGPSGVVLEPYQVIMRPLVTEKGTHQSSKHNGYSFKVNKLATKSDIKSAIEVMFNVRVTKVCTQIRHGKARRVRFKVGHMPDWKKAIVFLHEEDKIDFF; encoded by the coding sequence ATGAAAACGAGACCACGACCAGTAAAATATCGTCGTAAAAATAAACTGCGGTTTGAGCATATTCCCGGACCTTCCGGAGTAGTGCTGGAGCCGTATCAGGTGATTATGCGTCCCCTGGTGACCGAAAAAGGCACGCACCAGAGTTCCAAGCACAACGGGTACAGCTTCAAAGTGAACAAGCTGGCCACGAAATCGGATATCAAATCGGCAATCGAAGTGATGTTCAATGTGCGTGTGACCAAAGTGTGCACCCAGATTCGCCACGGTAAAGCCCGTCGCGTGCGTTTCAAGGTGGGGCATATGCCAGATTGGAAGAAAGCAATTGTGTTTCTTCATGAAGAAGACAAGATTGACTTCTTTTAA
- the rplB gene encoding 50S ribosomal protein L2: MGIRQYKPTSAGRRGASVSDFAECTTPRKNSPEKSLLAPYKKKGGRNNQGIVTSRFRGGGHKKRYRVIDFKRNLHDGVPAKVLSIEYDPCRTSRIALIQYGDEQQTKAYILAPDGLKAGDNVQAGPTAEARLGNCLPLARIPLGMTVHNIELQPGRGGQICRSAGCSATLTNREADWAQITMPSGEIRRVNSKCRASIGSISNSEHMNVVLGKAGRRRWMGRKPHNRGTAMNPVDHPMGGGEGRTAGGRHPCSPTGVPAKGGKTRNKKRSSSKAIIRRRKPGKHQQS, translated from the coding sequence ATGGGTATTCGACAATATAAACCGACATCCGCCGGACGACGTGGTGCCTCGGTGAGTGATTTTGCAGAGTGTACCACACCACGCAAAAACAGTCCTGAAAAGTCGTTGCTGGCGCCTTACAAGAAAAAGGGCGGCCGCAATAACCAGGGGATCGTTACCTCGCGTTTCCGTGGGGGCGGTCATAAAAAGCGTTATCGTGTGATCGACTTCAAGCGAAATCTGCACGATGGGGTGCCCGCGAAGGTTCTGTCAATCGAATATGATCCATGCCGAACTTCGCGGATTGCGTTGATTCAGTACGGTGACGAGCAGCAGACCAAGGCCTACATTCTGGCACCTGATGGGTTAAAAGCTGGCGACAATGTGCAGGCTGGCCCCACCGCAGAAGCTCGATTGGGGAACTGTCTGCCACTGGCACGCATTCCGCTCGGGATGACAGTGCACAATATTGAACTGCAGCCAGGCCGTGGCGGCCAGATCTGCCGTAGTGCTGGCTGTTCTGCTACCCTCACGAACCGTGAAGCAGACTGGGCCCAGATTACGATGCCTTCGGGCGAAATTCGACGGGTAAATTCGAAGTGCCGTGCCAGCATCGGCTCAATTTCGAATTCAGAACACATGAACGTGGTTTTAGGTAAGGCGGGACGTCGTCGCTGGATGGGTCGTAAGCCTCACAACCGTGGAACTGCGATGAACCCGGTTGATCACCCCATGGGTGGTGGTGAAGGTCGTACCGCTGGTGGTCGTCACCCATGTTCGCCCACCGGTGTGCCTGCAAAAGGTGGCAAAACGCGGAACAAAAAACGAAGTTCCAGCAAGGCCATTATCCGCCGCCGCAAACCAGGCAAGCACCAGCAGTCGTAA
- the rpsS gene encoding 30S ribosomal protein S19 encodes MSRSAKKGPYVDAKVAAKVEKGAASGHREPIKTWARDCTITPDFVGVTFLVHNGKAFIKVYVTEDMVGHKLGEFSPTRTFRGHAGGKKR; translated from the coding sequence ATGAGTCGTTCAGCGAAGAAAGGGCCCTACGTTGATGCCAAAGTAGCGGCAAAAGTCGAGAAAGGGGCTGCTTCCGGGCACCGCGAACCGATCAAGACATGGGCTCGCGACTGTACGATTACCCCGGACTTTGTTGGAGTGACCTTCCTGGTTCACAACGGCAAAGCGTTCATTAAGGTGTACGTGACCGAAGATATGGTGGGGCATAAGCTGGGTGAATTTTCGCCTACCCGAACCTTCCGCGGTCACGCAGGTGGCAAGAAACGATAG
- the rplV gene encoding 50S ribosomal protein L22 — protein sequence MDTKEYTAKHRYADVTARKIRPFADLIRGRHVDEAIELLKYEPNRGAMLVRKVLLSAIGNAKDKGIDDTDDLVVTTACIDDGPMFKRMRPKSRGSANMILRRMAHIRIGVALPAEEDAGVEQAKVVVSTPAEPVAGPAQLPVSQEVSNEQAKDA from the coding sequence ATGGATACGAAAGAATATACCGCAAAGCATCGCTACGCCGATGTGACCGCTCGCAAGATTCGTCCGTTCGCGGACCTGATTCGGGGTCGTCATGTTGATGAGGCGATTGAACTGTTGAAGTACGAGCCAAATCGCGGTGCGATGCTGGTGCGTAAGGTGCTGCTCAGTGCGATTGGTAATGCCAAGGACAAAGGGATCGACGATACCGATGATCTGGTGGTGACAACCGCCTGCATCGACGATGGTCCCATGTTCAAGCGGATGCGGCCAAAATCGCGGGGTTCGGCCAACATGATTCTGCGTCGCATGGCCCACATTCGGATCGGCGTGGCACTGCCCGCAGAAGAAGATGCTGGTGTCGAGCAGGCGAAAGTGGTGGTCAGCACCCCAGCCGAACCAGTGGCAGGGCCCGCTCAGCTGCCGGTAAGCCAAGAAGTGTCAAACGAACAAGCCAAAGACGCATAG
- the rpsC gene encoding 30S ribosomal protein S3, translating to MGQKVRPTGFRTGVMIGWQSSWYANKRDFSDLLIEDRKIRGFIKKLLKKKRPQISRIKIERTREKVIVTIFSGKIGVIIGKKGADVEKLTELLQRLIRRVVEVKTVDVTRPETDAQIISEDLAEQLEKRASFRRIMKQAMQKAMDAGAKGIKLQLSGRLGGAEMARCEKSLTGSVPLSTLRAKVEYGFSEANTPQGNIGIKVWVNNGDYLTEEILDPNAGAPPRSRRRRRVRGDGSDQAAPQ from the coding sequence ATGGGTCAGAAGGTACGACCAACCGGCTTTCGAACCGGTGTGATGATTGGATGGCAAAGTTCGTGGTACGCAAACAAGCGTGACTTCTCGGATCTGTTGATTGAAGATCGCAAGATTCGGGGTTTTATTAAGAAATTATTAAAGAAGAAGCGCCCACAGATTTCCCGGATCAAGATTGAACGCACCCGTGAAAAGGTGATTGTGACGATCTTTTCGGGCAAAATCGGTGTAATTATCGGCAAGAAGGGTGCTGACGTTGAAAAACTGACTGAACTGCTGCAGCGTTTGATTCGCCGCGTGGTTGAGGTCAAAACGGTCGACGTCACTCGTCCCGAAACTGACGCTCAGATCATTTCAGAAGATCTGGCAGAGCAGTTGGAAAAACGGGCCAGCTTCCGCCGGATCATGAAGCAGGCAATGCAGAAAGCGATGGATGCAGGGGCGAAAGGGATCAAGCTGCAATTGTCCGGTCGATTGGGTGGGGCAGAAATGGCCCGCTGCGAAAAGTCACTGACTGGCAGCGTCCCGTTGTCAACATTGCGTGCCAAGGTCGAGTATGGCTTCAGCGAAGCAAATACTCCCCAGGGTAATATTGGAATTAAAGTGTGGGTGAACAACGGCGATTATCTGACAGAAGAGATTCTGGATCCGAACGCTGGTGCCCCACCAAGATCGCGTCGACGCCGTCGGGTGCGTGGCGATGGTAGTGATCAGGCTGCTCCTCAGTAA
- the rplP gene encoding 50S ribosomal protein L16: MAKMPKRVKYRKSQRGVVRGNANRGNTVAFGEFGLQSFDGGWLSAETIEAARVTVAQFVRGEGRLYIRVFPHKPVSSIPAETRMGKGKGETEFWAAVIRPGTVLFEIGGLPEAAARECLARVAYKLPFKCRFIKRQAV; this comes from the coding sequence ATGGCTAAGATGCCAAAAAGAGTCAAGTATCGCAAGAGCCAACGTGGAGTGGTCCGAGGCAATGCGAATCGTGGTAACACGGTGGCGTTTGGTGAGTTTGGCTTGCAATCGTTTGATGGCGGCTGGTTAAGCGCTGAAACGATTGAGGCAGCACGTGTGACGGTCGCTCAGTTTGTTCGGGGCGAAGGTCGCTTGTACATTCGCGTGTTTCCCCACAAGCCCGTTTCATCGATCCCAGCGGAAACCCGGATGGGTAAAGGGAAGGGGGAAACCGAGTTCTGGGCAGCGGTCATCCGACCCGGAACAGTGTTATTTGAAATCGGCGGTTTGCCGGAAGCAGCAGCTCGCGAGTGTCTCGCTCGAGTTGCGTACAAGCTTCCGTTCAAATGCCGTTTCATTAAACGCCAGGCAGTGTAA
- the rpmC gene encoding 50S ribosomal protein L29, with protein MAGLTAEAIRGMTDDALEIALKDIQRTLFQLRFQSATDRLETPSEIRRARREIARIKTILRERELKQAQGSTNG; from the coding sequence ATGGCAGGTTTAACTGCAGAAGCAATTCGGGGGATGACAGACGATGCCCTTGAGATTGCATTAAAGGATATTCAACGAACTTTGTTCCAACTGCGTTTTCAGTCAGCAACTGACCGTCTGGAAACGCCTAGTGAGATTCGTCGCGCTCGTCGCGAAATCGCGCGGATTAAAACGATACTCAGGGAACGTGAACTCAAGCAAGCACAGGGCAGTACGAATGGCTGA
- the rpsQ gene encoding 30S ribosomal protein S17: MADTTVISPERGRRRVLIGIVTRDKMNKTRRVDVERLEKHARYGKYVKRRTVCYVHDEKNESMNGDMVEIMETRPLSKNKTWRLVRIVRLAASRREATPAAVTPES, translated from the coding sequence ATGGCTGATACGACCGTTATTTCTCCCGAACGAGGCCGTCGTCGAGTGTTGATTGGCATCGTAACTCGGGACAAGATGAACAAGACCCGTCGGGTCGATGTTGAGCGGCTGGAAAAGCACGCCCGTTACGGCAAGTATGTCAAGCGTCGTACCGTTTGCTATGTGCACGATGAAAAGAACGAATCAATGAACGGCGACATGGTTGAGATCATGGAAACCAGACCATTGTCGAAAAACAAAACATGGCGGTTGGTTCGGATTGTCCGTCTGGCAGCAAGCCGACGTGAAGCAACTCCTGCCGCTGTCACACCAGAAAGCTAG
- the rplN gene encoding 50S ribosomal protein L14 yields the protein MIQMQTYVDVADNTGAKECMCIKVLGGSRRRYAGIGDVIICSVKSSNPRGDVKAGDVVKGVVVRTKKATRREDGTYVRFDRNAIVLLDNDLNPRGTRIFGAIARELRARFNKIVSLAEEVV from the coding sequence ATGATTCAGATGCAGACCTATGTTGATGTTGCGGATAACACCGGTGCCAAAGAATGCATGTGCATTAAGGTACTGGGTGGGAGCCGTCGTCGCTATGCAGGAATCGGTGATGTGATTATCTGCAGTGTGAAATCATCGAACCCGCGTGGTGATGTCAAGGCAGGTGATGTGGTCAAGGGCGTTGTGGTTCGCACAAAGAAGGCAACACGTCGCGAAGACGGTACGTATGTTCGGTTTGATCGCAATGCAATTGTCTTGCTGGATAACGACCTGAACCCACGAGGCACCCGTATCTTCGGTGCAATTGCTCGTGAATTGCGTGCTCGCTTCAACAAGATTGTCAGCCTTGCGGAAGAAGTAGTTTAG
- the rplE gene encoding 50S ribosomal protein L5: MTRLYEIYVKEIVPALAESLGRKNILSLPRLQKIVLNMGVGKALEDKNRMTQAAEQLTLIAGQKCQITKARMAVSGFRLRQGYQIGARVTLRGKRMYEFLDRLINFSLPRIRDFRGINPKSFDGNGNYSIGITEQMIFPEIDPDKVNFTQGMDITFVTSTRSDDESRQMLKLFGMPFRDN; this comes from the coding sequence ATGACACGGCTTTACGAAATTTACGTCAAAGAGATTGTTCCAGCGTTAGCAGAATCGCTGGGTCGTAAAAACATTCTCAGTCTGCCACGACTTCAGAAGATTGTTCTGAACATGGGTGTTGGCAAGGCTCTGGAAGATAAGAACCGAATGACACAGGCAGCTGAGCAATTAACTTTGATCGCTGGTCAGAAGTGTCAAATCACCAAAGCACGCATGGCAGTCAGTGGCTTCCGCTTACGCCAGGGCTATCAGATCGGTGCCCGTGTTACTTTGCGTGGCAAACGGATGTACGAATTTCTGGACCGGTTGATTAACTTTTCATTGCCTCGTATTCGTGACTTTCGAGGCATTAATCCGAAGAGTTTTGATGGGAATGGCAACTATTCCATTGGTATCACGGAACAGATGATCTTTCCTGAAATCGATCCTGATAAAGTGAACTTCACTCAGGGGATGGATATTACATTTGTAACATCCACTCGATCGGACGATGAATCCCGGCAGATGCTGAAATTGTTTGGCATGCCATTCCGTGATAATTAA
- a CDS encoding type Z 30S ribosomal protein S14, with translation MEPRALIRIRMRCRLCGRPRAVYRKFGICRICFRDMASDGLIPGVRKASW, from the coding sequence ATGGAGCCACGGGCGCTGATTCGCATTCGGATGCGATGCCGGTTGTGCGGTCGTCCTCGTGCTGTCTATCGCAAGTTTGGTATCTGTCGAATTTGTTTTCGCGATATGGCCTCGGATGGTTTGATCCCTGGCGTTCGTAAAGCGAGCTGGTGA
- the rpsH gene encoding 30S ribosomal protein S8: protein MMTDPIADMLTRIRNASRIERPVADMPATKLKVNIARVLKDEGFIHDFQLGTVQNGEFQEGGQPGDPKLQLRVWLKYGPEGEKVIRAIHRSSKPGRRYYKGTKQLNKVLDGLGIAILTTSSGVMSDRQAKKAGVGGEVLCVVW, encoded by the coding sequence ATGATGACCGATCCAATTGCCGACATGCTGACACGAATTCGCAACGCCAGCAGAATTGAGCGGCCTGTTGCGGACATGCCTGCGACAAAATTAAAAGTGAACATTGCCCGCGTGTTGAAGGATGAGGGTTTCATCCATGATTTCCAGCTTGGAACCGTACAGAACGGTGAGTTCCAGGAAGGTGGTCAGCCGGGTGACCCGAAACTGCAACTGCGAGTCTGGTTGAAATACGGCCCCGAAGGCGAGAAAGTCATTCGGGCGATCCATCGCTCCAGCAAGCCGGGTCGTCGTTATTACAAGGGCACGAAGCAGCTCAACAAAGTGTTGGATGGGCTAGGGATAGCCATTCTAACGACGTCTTCTGGTGTGATGAGTGATCGTCAGGCGAAGAAGGCTGGCGTCGGTGGTGAAGTATTGTGTGTGGTATGGTAA